Proteins encoded in a region of the Pelmatolapia mariae isolate MD_Pm_ZW linkage group LG16_19, Pm_UMD_F_2, whole genome shotgun sequence genome:
- the LOC134644147 gene encoding immunoglobulin superfamily member 3-like — protein MMSCFLLSVWRSSLILCLGQLLRCGEARVNTEVQAGPLYRVLGSPLYITCSVSGFRSENTDKHFEFRMTRPSNPNMDNQIISSHEDNFGYSNHLDRVRKNEIALKRLSPNSVRFEIKSLLKSDEGEYECTAVNLEGAYDGEYSAKTVVKVIEDSLSVSSSASTPLSLNEGEALTLTCLASSSTSQHTHLSVAWYLHKDGQEDAQPIISLNRDFTLSPGQGFERRYQAGLIRLDKWGEASYSLKMAEVEPSDQGRIYCQAQEWIQDPDGSWYIIIQKNAEEMTLTVKATEVVEPSSPSLAVEISAQPAALQEGQELMLSCNINTQDVGKRFFSVAWLKGRVELARIGPTGVLTVAPEYSVRQKNGELRAARSGNRDYRLILKPVKTEDKGEYICTVWPQERGQDDTFIEGEPKDSSPQRVSVSATENRLTVKMQQAVNVAEGGGLHLFCKVDGVQGQLSITWEHKSTPTAPFTKIISISQEGVTEIAEEFMSRKVRVMRPTTDNFTLVLDEVTLFDSGVYQCAVSERKPNSKTHNQAQTTTVTVTSIDTLMGVSLSSRKTRVTVGEKLELMCRVRGPHMPVTVTWSVQREAKTPDTILTLSPDGTINWSADQNHYQLRVESRKTEVMYYLLVIGTSHREGGSYQCNVSVLLKNVHKELKASNQLAVIVNNPANDLRLDKKEQQLTAKEGEEVELNCNITSGASGSSVFYRVIWHYAANSSSLKKASLVELDHTGLVSYSDNKDITGPQERLRLSRPTQKSFYLSIQKAHEEDNGTYWCQVDQYQLDNEAHWQLKASDSGGAIKLSVIVTENNLSVSKKDTAMNISRNQDLTIPCNINKQSSHESKFQVTWFWQKEIETTERPIFTVYRNSILQDRFGENVRLRYDHPDPSQFSLTFLNPGPENSGLYFCEVEEWLPSLSRGWRTVAVEKSGHLNVSVLTEGSWRGWSLSQPPQGEVYPGQVASLQQCQGF, from the exons ATGATGAGTTGTTTCCTGCTCTCCGTTTGGAGGTCCAGTTTGATTCTCTGTCTGGGTCAGCTTTTGCGTTGTG GAGAAGCCAGAGTGAACACTGAAGTACAAGCTGGGCCTCTGTATCGTGTGTTAGGCTCTCCCCTCTACATCACCTGCAGTGTGAGTGGCTTCAGAAGTGAAAACACTGACAAACATTTTGAATTCCGTATGACGAGGCCTTCAAACCCAAACATGGACAACCAAATCATCAGTTCACATGAAGATAATTTTGGATATTCCAATCACCTAGACCGTGtgagaaaaaatgaaattgctTTGAAACGTCTCTCACCAAACTCAGTCCGCTTCGAGATAAAAAGCCTGCTGAAAAGTGATGAAGGGGAATATGAATGTACTGCAGTCAACTTAGAAGGTGCTTATGATGGAGAGTATTCTGCTAAGACAGTCGTTAAAG TGATTGAAGACTCCCTGAGTGTCTCATCATCTGCTTCCACACCACTGAGCTTAAACGAGGGTGAAGCTCTGACTTTAACATGCCTGGCCTCTAGCAGCACCAGCCAGCACACCCATCTGTCTGTTGCCTGGTATCTCCATAAAGATGGACAGGAGGACGCTCAGCCTATCATTTCTCTGAATAGAGATTTTACATTGAGTCCAGGCCAGGGGTTTGAAAGGCGTTACCAAGCAGGTCTCATACGCTTAGATAAATGGGGAGAGGCCTCGTACAGCCTAAAGATGGCTGAGGTTGAGCCATCAGACCAAGGTAGGATCTACTGTCAGGCTCAGGAGTGGATCCAAGATCCTGATGGCTCCTGGTACATCATCATACAGAAGAATGCAGAAGAAATGACCCTGACAGTTAAAGCCACAG AGGTGGTAGAGCCATCGTCTCCATCTCTGGCAGTGGAAATCTCAGCACAGCCAGCAGCGCTGCAGGAGGGGCAGGAGCTGATGCTCTCCTGTAATATAAACACACAGGACGTGGGGAAAAGATTCTTCTCTGTAGCATGGCTCAAGGGAAGAGTGGAGCTGGCCCGCATTGGTCCCACAGGCGTTCTCACTGTGGCACCGGAGTACAGTGTTCGACAGAAAAATGGAGAGCTCAGAGCCGCCCGAAGCGGGAACAGAGATTACCGTCTCATCTTAAAGCCTGTGAAAACTGAGGACAAGGGAGAGTATATCTGTACAGTCTGGCCTCAAGAGAGAGGCCAAGATGATACTTTTATTGAAGGAGAACCCAAAGACTCCAGCCCACAGCGGGTCAGCGTCTCAGCCACAG AAAACAGGCTGACAGTCAAAATGCAGCAGGCTGTAAATGTGGCCGAAGGGGGCGGGCTGCATCTCTTCTGTAAAGTGGATGGGGTTCAAGGTCAACTGTCTATCACCTGGGAACACAAATCAACACCAACGGCCCCGTTCACCAAGATCATCAGTATAAGTCAGGAGGGTGTTACAGAGATAGCAGAGGAGTTCATGAGTCGCAAAGTGAGGGTGATGCGTCCAACTACTGACAACTTCACCTTAGTGCTTGATGAGGTCACACTGTTTGATTCAGGAGTGTACCAGTGTGCTGTGTCTGAGCGCAAACCTAACAGCAAGACTCACAACCAGGCACAAACTACCACTGTGACAGTGACTTCTATAG ACACGCTGATGGGAGTGTCTCTAAGCAGTCGCAAGACTCGGGTGACTGTTGGAGAAAAATTGGAGTTGATGTGCCGGGTCAGAGGTCCACACATGCCAGTAACAGTGACTTGGAGCGTGCAACGTGAGGCTAAAACACCAGACACCATCCTGACACTTTCCCCTGATGGCACCATCAATTGGTCTGCAGATCAGAACCACTACCAGCTACGAgtagaaagcagaaaaactgaAGTCATGTACTATCTGCTGGTCATTGGTACCAGCCACAGAGAAGGAGGAAGCTACCAGTGTAATGTGTCTGTCTTACTGAAGAATGTACACAAGGAGCTGAAAGCATCCAATCAGCTTGCTGTGATAGTAAACAACCCAG CCAACGACCTTCGTTTAGATAAGAAAGAGCAGCAGCTGACTGCCAAGGAGGGAGAGGAAGTTGAGCTCAACTGTAACATCACCTCAGGAGCTTCTGGTTCTTCGGTTTTCTATCGAGTCATTTGGCATTATGCTGCAAACAGTTCTTCTTTGAAGAAAGCCTCGCTGGTGGAGCTTGATCACACCGGCCTGGTGAGTTACTCAGACAACAAAGACATCACAGGCCCGCAGGAGCGGCTACGCCTGTCCAGACCCACTCAGAAAAGCTTTTACCTAAGTATTCAGAAAGCCCATGAAGAGGATAATGGAACCTACTGGTGTCAAGTGGATCAATACCAGCTGGATAATGAAGCTCACTGGCAGCTGAAGGCCTCAGACAGTGGTGGTGCTATCAAACTCAGTGTAATAGTAACAG AAAACAATCTCTCTGTTTCAAAGAAAGATACAGCGATGAATATAAGCAGAAACCAGGATTTGACTATCCCCTGCAACATCAACAAACAATCCAGCCACGAATCCAAGTTCCAGGTCACATGGTTTTGGCAGAAAGAAATAGAAACTACAGAGCGCCCCATATTCACAGTCTACAGAAACTCCATTCTACAAGACAGGTTTGGGGAGAATGTTCGCCTGAGATATGACCACCCTGACCCCAGCCAATTCAGCCTCACGTTCTTGAACCCTGGTCCTGAAAATAGTGGCCTGTATTTCTGTGAGGTAGAGGAGTGGCTGCCTTCTCTGTCTCGTGGGTGGAGAACAGTTGCAGTGGAAAAGTCAGGGCATTTGAATGTCAGTGTTCTCACAGAAG GGTCCTGGAGGGGCTGGAGCCTTTCCCAGCCACCACAGGGCGAGGTgtaccctggacaggtcgccagtctgcaACAGTGCCAAGGTTTTTAA